The following proteins are co-located in the Mobula hypostoma chromosome 4, sMobHyp1.1, whole genome shotgun sequence genome:
- the npy1r gene encoding neuropeptide Y receptor type 1 has translation MDGIASIYAGNHSILFNFSKRNFTFDHFDQCYSPSAMIFILALIYSAIIILGVSGNLLLIVIIMKQKEMHNVTNILIVNLSVSDLLISIMCLPFTFVYTFMDHWIFGEAMCKLNSMIQCISITVSIFSLVLIAVERHQLIINPRGWRPNNKHAYLSIAIMWAVAILTALPFPLYHILTSDQIQFDPKYSEEFAGIYLCFDQWPSENQRLAYTTCLLILQYFAPLCFIFICYFKIYMRLRRRNTMMEKMRENKYRADENRRINVMLISIVVAFAVCWLPLNIFNAVFDWNHEAFNNCHHNLVFSLCHLTAMLSTCTNPIFYGFLNKNFQRDLRSILHYCKCSSREEDYEAIAMSTMQTEISKSSLKQTTQIA, from the exons ATGGATGGGATAGCTTCTATTTACGCTGGAAACCATTCCATTCTCTTTAACTTCTCAAAGAGAAATTTCACCTTTGATCATTTTGACCAGTGCTATTCACCATCCGCCATGATTTTCATATTAGCTCTGATTTACAGTGCTATCATCATCCTTGGGGTTTCTGGCAATCTACTTCTAATTGTTATCATCATGAAACAGAAGGAAATGCACAATGTCACAAACATTCTGATTGTCAACCTGTCAGTCTCCGACCTGCTGATCAGTATCATGTGCTTGCCTTTCACTTTTGTCTATACGTTCATGGACCACTGGATTTTTGGTGAGGCCATGTGTAAGCTGAACTCGATGATCCAGTGCATCTCCATCACTGTCTCCATCTTCTCCTTGGTGCTGATTGCCGTGGAGCGCCACCAGCTGATCATCAACCCCCGTGGTTGGAGACCCAACAACAAGCATGCCTACCTAAGCATTGCCATTATGTGGGCAGTGGCCATCCTGACAGCACTGCCTTTCCCACTTTACCATATCCTAACAAGTGACCAGATCCAATTTGACCCTAAATACTCAGAGGAATTTGCTGGAATCTATTTGTGTTTTGACCAGTGGCCATCAGAAAACCAGAGGCTTGCCTATACCACGTGTCTCCTGATATTGCAGTACTTTGCTCCACTCTGCTTTATATTCATCTGCTACTTCAAA ATATATATGCGCCTGAGGAGGAGGAATACTATGATGGAGAAGATGAGAGAGAATAAATACAGGGCAGATGAGAACAGAAGGATAAACGTTATGCTAATCTCCATTGTAGTTGCTTTTGCAGTCTGCTGGCTACCTCTCAACATTTTCAATGCTGTTTTTGATTGGAACCATGAGGCTTTTAATAATTGCCATCATAATCTAGTTTTCTCTTTATGCCATCTGACAGCAATGCTCTCAACCTGCACAAACCCCATTTTTTATGGATTCCTCAATAAGAACTTTCAGAGGGACTTGCGATCAATTCTTCATTACTGTAAATGCAGCTCCAGAGAGGAGGACTACGAAGCTATTGCCATGTCAACCATGCAGACTGAGATTTCCAAGAGCTCTTTGAAACAGACAACACAAATTGCTTGA